DNA from Nitriliruptor alkaliphilus DSM 45188:
GAACCTCGTCGGCGCGTTCCACCAGCCGGTCGCCGTCGCCTGCGGGGTCGACACCCTCACGACGCTCAGCCCACGCGTGCGCACGGAGGGCCTCGGCGAGGTCGTCAAGTACGGGCTCATCGCCGATCCCGGCATCCTCGACCTGCTCGAGACCGAGCCGGACGCGGTCCTCGCCGGCGACCGCGAACTGCTGCACGAGCTGGTCGTACGGTCGGCCCAGGTGAAGGCCGCCGTGGTCGCCGCCGACGAGCGCGAGGGCGGGGTCCGCGCTCACCTGAACCTCGGCCACACCTACGGCCACGCGGTCGAGACCCTCACCGGCTACGGCGAGGTCCTGCACGGCGAGGCGGTCGCGATCGGCACCGTCGTGGCGCTGCGTCTCGGCGAGCGGCTCGGCCTCACCCCGCCCGACGTCGTGACCCGCGGCGAGGCGATCCTCGACCGTCTCGGCCTGCCGACGCGCGGACCGCTCCTGGACCGTTCGGCGGTGTGGGACGTGGTCGCCCGCGACAAGAAGGCCACCCGCGACGGCGTGCGCTGGATCGTCCTCGAGGGCCTCGCGATGCCCACGGTCATCACCCCCGATCGGGCGGACCTCGACACCGTCCTCGACGACCTCACCGCCGCCTCGGCGCGCTGACGCCGCACGGCGTCGCGCCCATCGCCAACGGAGGTGGAGCGCCTGGGTGGGGTCGGGGCCGCGCTCATCCGCTCCACATCGGCTCGCCGTGGGTGAGGTCGGCGGCGCGGCGTGCCAGGTGGCGGCGTTCGGCGCCTTCCGGTGCGACCGCCAGCGCCTGCGTGTAGGCGTCCGCTGCCTCCCGGTGGCGGCCCGCCCTGCGCAGCAGCTCCGCGCGGGCGGCCGGCAGGCGGTGGCTGCGGTGCAGCCTCGCGTCGTCCATCAGCGGGACCAGCGCCGCCAGGCCGGCATCCGGGCCGTCGCGTCCGGCGACCGCGATCGCCCGGTTGAGCGCGACGACGGTCTCCGGAGGATGGAGGACCGCGCCACCGAGGAGGACGTCCGCGTGAGCACGGCCGAAGGCGTCGTGTTCGGCGACGGCCGCGTCCCACGCGTCGGTACCCGGCTGATCCTCTTCGCCTGGCGCGCCGTGGAGGACGGCGAGGTAGCGGTCGGTTCCCGCGGGGGCCGTGACCTCGGGCTGCCAGACGGCGTCGACGAGGGGTCGGACCTCGAGCGTTCCGGTCGTGGCCGTCGGGATGGCGGCCGCGAGCTCGAGGGCGTGATCGAGGTCGTCGGCCTCGAAGACGAAGAACCCGCCGAGCACCTCGGCGGCCTC
Protein-coding regions in this window:
- the aroB gene encoding 3-dehydroquinate synthase is translated as MTLPEATEGPTVVPVALSRDPYPVIVGDDLGQVLREAPLPATASAALVVTQEPVVAAGHVDPVEAVLSDAGLTVTRHLVRDGEHAKDAATLAELWDVCAQLPLTRGDLVVAVGGGVVGDLAGFLAATWNRGVAVLQVPTTLLAQVDAAIGGKTGINLAAGKNLVGAFHQPVAVACGVDTLTTLSPRVRTEGLGEVVKYGLIADPGILDLLETEPDAVLAGDRELLHELVVRSAQVKAAVVAADEREGGVRAHLNLGHTYGHAVETLTGYGEVLHGEAVAIGTVVALRLGERLGLTPPDVVTRGEAILDRLGLPTRGPLLDRSAVWDVVARDKKATRDGVRWIVLEGLAMPTVITPDRADLDTVLDDLTAASAR
- a CDS encoding YciI family protein, which codes for MQYLVLLHDIESEASQPGTPEWDADVQAFDRFGEIAGEAIVGGEALAPTAYVIRHGLDGPVVTEGPFTEAAEVLGGFFVFEADDLDHALELAAAIPTATTGTLEVRPLVDAVWQPEVTAPAGTDRYLAVLHGAPGEEDQPGTDAWDAAVAEHDAFGRAHADVLLGGAVLHPPETVVALNRAIAVAGRDGPDAGLAALVPLMDDARLHRSHRLPAARAELLRRAGRHREAADAYTQALAVAPEGAERRHLARRAADLTHGEPMWSG